The Scyliorhinus canicula chromosome 10, sScyCan1.1, whole genome shotgun sequence genomic interval cagagggtcagtactgagggagtgccgcactgtcagagggtcagtactgagggagtgctgcactgtcagagggtcagtactgagggagtgccgcactgtcagaggtcagtactgagggagtgctgctctgtcagagggtcagtactgagggaatgctgcactgtcagagggtcagtactgagggagtgctgcactgtcagagggtcagtactgagggagtgccgcactgtcagagggtcagtactgagggagtgccgcactgtcagagggtcagtactgagggagtgccgcactgtcagagggtcagtactgagggagtgccgcactgtcagagggtcagtactgagggagtgctgcactgtcagagggtcagtactgagggagtgccgcactgtcagagggtcagtactgagggagtgccgcactgtcagagggtcagtactgagggagtgctgcactgtctgagggtcagtactgagggagcgctgcactgtcagagggtcagtactgagggagtgctgcactgtcagagggtcagtactgagggagtgccgcactatcagagggtcagtactgagggagtgccgcactattagagggtcagtactgagggagcgctgcactgtcagagggtcagtactgagggagcgctgcactgtcagagggtcagtactgagggtgtgccgcactgtcagagggtcagtactgagggagtgccgcactgtcagagggtcagtactgagggagtgccgcactgtcagagggtcagtactgagggagtgccgcactgtcagatggtcagtactgagggagtgccgcactgtcagagggtcagtactgagggagtgctgcactgtcagagggtcagtattgaaggggtgctgcactgtcagagggtcagtactgagggagggctgcactgtcagagggtcagtacttacggagagctgcactgtcagagggtcagtactgagggagtgccgcactgccagagggtcagtactgagggactgccgcactgtcagagggtcagtactgagggactgctggactgtcagagggtcagtactgagggagtgctgcactgtcagagggtcagtacttagggagagctgcactgtcagagggtcagtactgagggagtgccgcactgccagagggtcagtactgagggactgccgcactgtcagagggtcagtactgagggagtgctgcactgtcagagggtcagtactgagggagtgctgcactgtcagagggtcagtactgagggagtgccgcactgtcagagggtcagtactgagggagtgctgcactgtcagagggtcagtactgagggagtgctgcactgtcagagggtcagtactgagggagtgccgcactgtcagagggtcagtactgagggagtgccgcactgtcagagggtcagtactgagggagtgctgcactgtcagggggacagtactgagggagtgccgcactgtcagagggtcagtactgagggagtgccgcactgtcagagggtcagtactgagggagtgccgcactgtcagagggtcagtactgagggagtgctgcactgtcagagggtcagtactgagggagtgccgcaatgtcagagggtcagtactgagggagtgccgcactctcagagggtcagtactgagggagtgctgcactgtcagagggtcagtactgagggagtgctgcactgtcagagggtcagtactgagggagtgccgcactgtcagagggtcagtactgagggagtgctgcactgtcagagggtcagtactgagggagtgccgcactgtcagagggtcagtactgagggagtgccgcactgtcagagggtcagtactgagggagtgctgcactgtcagatggtcagtacagagggagtgctgcactgtcagagggtcagtactgagggagtgccgcactgtcagagggtcagtactgagggagtgctgcactgtcagagggtcagtactgagggagtgctgctctgtcagagggtcagtactgagggagtgctgcactgtcagagggtcagtactgagggagcgctggttGGCCCTTTGTGGGGAATGATGTGTATCACAGAGTTTGGGTATTGGTGActctgttgcctggtatggagggcattagctatgaggagaggttgaataaactcggtttgttctcactggaatgacggaggttgaggggcgacctgatagaggtctacaaaattatgaagggcatagacagagtggatagtcagaggcttttccccagggtagaggaatcaattactagggggcataggtttaaggtgcgaggggcaaggtttagaggagatgtacgaggtaagttttttacacagagggtagtgggtgcctggaactcgccgccggaggaggtggtggaagcagggacgatagtgacatttaaggggcatcttgacaaatacatgaataggatgggaatagagggatacggacccaggaagtgtagaagattttagtttagacgggcagcatggtcggcacgggcttggagggccgaagggcctgttcctgtgctgtacttttctttgttctttgatttgtCTGTGCTGTGGCTGAAGTCTCCTGGTTTCTCACAGTGATCTCTGTCCTCTCTCAGCACCTATACCCACATGTGGGTGAGAACTCAGTACAACCTGAACGATATACTGGAGCTGGAGTCAGCTGGAACAACAGTCGACATCACCAAAGATGCAGCAGCATTCTTCCGATACCTGAATAACCTCTACATTAAATACATTCGGATATTCCGCAAGCTGGAAATTATCCAGGATCAAATCACTCACCCCCAGAAATGGAAGGTTGTTGACATGTTGCTGGAAGGGGTGATGGGTCGAATCCTGGAGGTCaggaaggagatggtggataAAGGGCTCTCGGAGTTTCATTTCATGGACGATGTGATCCAGGACCTGAAGCTGACACCGGTGTGTTTGAAATGGttattttctgtgtgtgtgtataatgttagagtgtgtgggtgaggttATTGTCTCTGTGTGTGCAAAGTTattctgagtgtgcgtgtgtgtaaggctattgtgtgtgtgggtgtgttcgggtgtgtgtgtgtgagtgtataaagttattgtgtgtgagtgtgtgtgtgtgtgtaagattattgtgtgtgtgagtgtgcgtgtgtgtaaggCTATTGTGTGCGTGTGCAAAGTTattctgagtgtgcgtgtgtgtaaggctattgtgtgtgtgtgtgcgtgtgtgcgagtgtgtgtgtgagtgtgtaaggtTATTCTGTATGTTTCTGCATTTGTGTGAATATGTGTAAGGTTtttctctgtgtgtttctgtgtgtgcgtgtgtgtataagGGAGTGTGTATGTAAgggtattctgtgtgtgtgtgtaaggttctgtgtgtgtgtgattgtgtaagGGTATtctccgtgagtgtgtgtgtgtgcgtgtgtaaggttattctctgtgtgtgtgtgtgcgagtgtgtgtgtgtgtgtgtgtgcgagtgtgtgtgtgtgcgtgcgagaTTATTCTGTATGTGTAGTTTTTTGATTTTgatctgatttattgtcacatgtactgaattacagtgaaaagtatttttctgcggccgagggaacgtacacagtacggacATAGTAGACATGAGAATAAACAACAGAGAATATTTGACAATGgtccatcgacaaacagtgattggttacagtgcggaacaaggggccaaacaaagtaaatacatgagcaagagcagcatagggcgttgtgaatagtgttcttccagggaacagatcagtccgagggggaagtcgttgaggagtcttgtagctgtggggaagaagctgttcctatctcTGGATGGGCgactcttcagacttctgtaccttctgcctgatggaagggtctggaagaaggcaatgcctgggtgggaggggtctctgataatgctgtctgccttcctgaggcagcgggaggggtacacagaatcaatgtgggggtggcaagcttgtgtgatgagctgggctgagttcaccacactctgaagttccttgtgatcttgtaccgagcagttgccataccaggctgtgatgcagccggacaggatgctctctatcgcacatctgcagaagtttgtgagagtcgatgcagacatgccaaatttctttagcttctgcaagaagtagagacgttgttcggctttcttgactgttgcatgaacatgagtggaccaggacagactgttggtgatggtgacccccaggaacttaaagctatcgaccatctccaccggagccattgatgcagacgggagtgtgtatcgtgctgcgcttcctgaagtcgatgatcagttccttggtctttccaacattcagagtgaggttgttttcggtacaccatgcaaccaagtgatttatctccctcctgtagtctgatttgtcgttgtttcAGATACAgctcaccacagtcgtatcatctgtaaacgtgtaaattgagttggagttaaatcttaccagacggtcgtgtgtgtacagggagtagagtagaggactgagcacacatccttgtggaaccccggtgttgaggactattgtgaatgtgcctctaccactgctcaccaccctctgtatgaagaaatttccctctggtctctcttgtctctcacccctctcaccttaaacctataccctctagttctagacttctCTACCTTAGGGggaagatgtcgactatctaccttatctatgctcctcattattttaataataataatcacttattgtcacgagtaggcttcaatgaagttactgtgaacagcccctagtcgccacattccggcgcctgttcagggaggctgggacgggaattgaacccacgctgctggcattgttcggctttgcaagccagctatttcacccactgtgctaaaccaacccactcgaggggctggtttacttagctatcagtttctgctcggcgattctgcgttgtcgcgcgtcctgaaggctgccttggagaacgcttacccggagatcagaggctgaatgcccttgactgctgaagtgttccccgactggaagggaacattcctgcctggtgatggtcgcacgatgcccgttcattcgttgttgcagcgtctgcatggtctcgccaatgtaccacgcttcaggacaccagatacatcaatgacatttttttcctttgaacccacggcgaagaatcactgaaacgactacacgatgacaccagtaagttccatcccaccatcaaactcaccatggactattctccaaattcagttgcattcttggacacactcatctctatcaaggacggtcacctcagcacttcgctttaccgcaagcccacggataacctcacgatgctccacttctccagcttccacactAAACACATAGGGtgtttatagacctctataaggtcacctctaagcctcctacgctccagggaaaaaagtcccagcctatccagcctctccttacagctcaaaccatcaagtcccagtagCATCCTAGCAAATCCTTTCtgaactctttctagtttaataatatcctttctataatagggtgaccagaactgcacactgtattccctatacacagtgtggccttactaatgcatTGTCCAACTTCAGCAAGGCGTTCcagctcctgtattcaatgttctgaccaataaacccagcctgctgaatgccttcttcaccaccctgtccacctgccactccaccttcaagtAGCTATCAACCTGttcaaactaatttgtcagggggaaggGGAAACTAGCttcagtccagaagccagtgttgagagtagtgtggtgaatgtaatatatgtaaatatatatgttaattcacactgttgttgtaagcgcagtagcacagtcctaccactagggggagtaacgctgggagcacttaggaacttgtactgggctccacccttgcttccgcccatgactcctccccctagtgcagctgtataagtacccgtgtccagagtcagcctgggtcactacgagttcatcgacaggtaacaggctggctctgaaataagtcgattaaagcctagattcgcatcggaaacatgtgtctggtgaattgatggttccatcaagtagtgaggtactgaggagggtatgaatgtcacaggagtgtaccggcagacagaaaggtgggtagaagtgtgtctacttcaatgcaaggagcatccggaataaggttggtgaacttggagcgtggattggtacttgggactacgatgttgtggccatcacggagacatggttagaacagggacaggaatggttgttggaagttcccgggtagatgtttcagtaagtgtagggaaggtggtaaaagaggtggaggagtagcattgttaatcaaggatagtttaacggctacagaaaggcagttcgaaggagaTCTGccaactgaggtaatatgggctgaagttagaaataggaaaggagcggtcacattgttaggagttttctataggcccccaaatagtaatagagatgtggaggaagaaattgcaaaacagattatggataggtgtggaggtctcagggtagttgtcatgggtgtctttaactttccaaatattgattggaacctctataggtcgaacagttcggatggggcagtttttgtacagtgtgtgcaggagggtttcctgacataatatgtggataggccgacaacaggggggccacattggatttggtactgggtaatgaactgggccaagtgttagatttgtttgtgggagaacactttggagatagtgaccacaattcggtgtctttcactattgcaatggagagggatagggccatacggcagggcaaggtttataattgggggaggggtaattatgatgcgattaggcaagaattagggagcataagatgggaacagaaactgtcagggaaaggcacaaatgaaaagtggagcttgttcaaggaacaaatactgcgtgtccttgataggtatgtccctgtcaggcagggaggaaatggccgtgtgagggaaccatggttcacaaaagaggttgaatgtcttgtcaagaggaaaaaggaagcgtatgtaaggatgagaaaacaaggttcagttgggtcgcttaagtgttacaaggtagcaaggaatgagctaaaaaaaaaagggctgaggagagctaggagggggcatgagaagtccttggcgggtcggatcaaggaaaaccccaaggctttttactcttatgtgagaaataaaagaatgaccagggtgaggttagggccggtcaaggacagtagtgggaacttgtgcatggtgtcagaagaaataggagaggcgctgaatgaatacttttcttcagtgttcaccaaggagagggtccatgtgtttgaggatgagtgtgagatacaggtgggtaggctggaggaggtagatgttctgaggaaggatgtattagcaattttgaaaaaccttagtcCCCTCGACAAgtgccctgggccagatgggatatatccaaggattctttaggAGGCAAGGGAtgggattgcagagcctttggctttgatctttgggtcctcactgtccacggggatagtgccagaggactggagagtggcgaatgttgttcctctgttcaagaaagggaataggaatgaccctggtaattataggccggttagtcttacttcggtggtcggtaagttaatggaaaaggtcctgaaggataggatttatgaccatttggaaagatgcagtttaatccgggatagtcaacacggattggTGAAGGGTATGTCTTGCCtcccaaatttgattgaattctttgaggaggtaactaagtgtgcagacgaaggtagagcagttgatgtcgtatacatggattttagtaaggcgtttgataaggttccccatggtcggctcatgtagaaagtaaggaggtgtgggacagagggaaatttggccaattggataagtaactggctatcacgtagaagacagagggtggtggtggatggaacattttcagactggagaccagttaccagcggtgtaccacagggatcagtgctgggtcctctgctatttgtgatttttatcaatgacttggaggagggggctgaagggtgggtcagtaaatttgctgatgacaccaagattggtggagtagtggatgaggtggagggctgttgtaggctgcaaagagacattgataggatgcagaactgggctgaaaaatggcagatggagtttaaccctgattaggttttgcactgagtgctgagcttgtggcatttgagtgctacagtgagagtttggtgactgagggagtataagggttatttaaagtctagtatttcttttatttagttaattaacttaaaagttgctgtttggtctataagaaggtgaattttgaatcagctttaaacaaggttctacttggacttacttgcagctggagcttgttaattagttaattgcattaggccagtttttagaagctagagtcacagtataaataggggctagatacagtgcagactttgtttgcactgagtgctgagcttgtggcatttgagtgctacagtgagagtttggtgactgagggagtgctgagcttgtggcatttgagtgctacagtgagagtttggtgactgagggagttaggtgaggagggggtaaggtactcctttcatttaatttcctatatttatcaaagagcgtgaagggaaccaggagtttagagtacagctgactgggagcagagtcagagggcggaggtccagttggtctacggggcagctaattctgtaaagtaagaggggatggaggctagggcagttgcatgctcctcctgtaggatgtgggtggtgagggataccactggtgtccccgctgactatacctgcgggaagtgcacccaactccagctcctcagagaccgtgttaaggtactggagctggagctggatgaacttcggatcatccgggaggcagagggggttatcgagaggagttacagggaggtagccacaccaaaggtactggacaagagtagctgagttacagtcaggggaaagaaaactaacagacagacagtgcagggatccctcgtggccgttccccttcaaaacaagtataccgttttggatgctgttgggggggatgacctaccgggggaaggccccagcggccaggtctctggcactgagtctggctctggggctcagaagggaaggggggagcatagaaaagcaatagtaataggagattcaatggttaggggaatagataggaggttCTATGGtcgtgagcgagactcccgaaaggtatgttgcctcccaggtgccagggccagggatgtctctgatcgtgtcttcaggatcctgaagggggagggtgagcagccagaagtcgtgatgcacattggtaccaacgatgtaggtaggaaaaagggtgtggaggtaataaacaagtttagggagttaggctggaagttaaaggccaggacagacagagttgtcatctctggtttgttgccggtgccacgtgatagcgaggctagcaatagggagagagtgcagttgaacacgtggctgcaggaatggtgtaggagggagggcttcaggtatttggataattggagcgcattctggggaaggtgggacctgtacaagcaggacgggttgcatctgaaccagaggggcaccaatatcctgggggggaggttttctagtactcttcgggagggtttaaactaatttggcaggggaatgggaaccggatctgtagtccagcaactaaggcagacgatagtcaggacgccaaagcacgtagtgatgcagtggggaaggtaacaatgacaaaggagagtacttgcaggcaaggagatgggttgaagtgtgtatactttaatgcaagaagcatcaggaataaggtgggtgaacttaaggcatggatcggtacttgggactacgatgtggtggccatcacggaaacttggatagaagagggccagaaatggttgttggaggtccctggttatagatgtgtcaacaagattagggagggtggtaaaagaggtggggggggggtggcattgttaattagagatagtataacagctgcagaaaggcagttcgagggggatctgcctactgaggtaatatgggttgaagttagaaataggaaaggagcagtcaccttgttgggagtgttctataggccccccaatagcagcagagatgtggaggaacagattggggaacagattttggaaaggtgcagaagtcacagggtagtagtcatgggcgacttcaacttcccaaacattgagtggaaactctttagatcaaatagtttggatggggtagtgtttgtgcagtgtgtccaggaagcttttctaacacagtatgtagattgtccgaccagaggggaggccatattggatttagtacttggtaatgaaccagggcaggtgatagatttgttagtgggggagcattttggaggtagtgaccacaattctgtgactttcactttagtaatggagagggataggtgcgtgcaacagggcaaggtttacaattgggagaagggtaaatacaatgctgtcagacaagaattgaagtgcagaagttgggaacataggctgtcagggaaggacacaagtgaaatgtggaacttgttcaaggatcaggtactgcgtgtctttgatatgtatgtccctgtcaggcagggaagagatggtcgagtgagggaaccatggttgacaagagaggttgaatgtcttgttaagaggaagaaggagacttatgtaaggctgaagaaacaaggttcagacagggcgctggagggatacaagatagccaggagggaactgaagaaagggattaggagaggtaagagagggcatgaaaaatctttggcgggtaggatcaaggaaaaccccaaggccttttacacatacgtgagaaatatgagaatgactagagtgagagtaggtccgattaaggacagtagcgggagattgtgtattgagtctgaagagataggagaggtcttgaacaagtatttttcttcagtatttacaaatgagaggggccatattgttggagaggacagcgtgaagcagactgataagcttgaggagatacttgtcaggaaggaagatgtgttgcgcgttttgaaaaacttgaggatagacaagtcccccgggcctgacgggatatatccaaggattcaatgggaagcaagaaatgaaattgcagagccgttggcaatgatcttttcgtcctcgctgtcaacaggggtggtaccagaggattggagagtggcgaatgtcgtgcccctgttcaaaaaagggaatagggataaccctgggaattacaggccagttagtcttactttggtggtaggcaaagtaatggaaagggtactgagggataggatttctgagcatctggaaaggcactgcttgattagggatagtcagcacggatttgtgaggggtaggtcttgccttacaagtcttattgaattctttgaggaggtgaccaagcatgtggatgaaggtaaagcagtggatgtagtgtacatggattttagtaaggcatttgataaggttccccatggtaggcttatgcagaaagtaaggaggcatgggatagtgggaaatttggccagttggataacaaactggctaaccgatagaagacagagagttgtggtggatggcaaatattcagcctggagcccagttatcagtggcgtaccgcagggatcagttctgggtcctctgctgtttgtgattttcattaacgacttggatgagggagttgaagggtgggtcagtaaatttgcagctgatacgaagattggtggagttgtggatagtgaggagggctgttgttggcttcaaagagacatagatagaatgcagagctgggctgagaagtggcagatggagtttaaccctgacaagtgtgaggttgtccattttggaaggacaaatctgaatgcggaatacagggttaatggtagggttcttggcaatgtggaggagcagagagatcttggggtctatgttcattgttctttgaaagttgccactcaagtggatagagctgtgaagaaggcctatggtgtgctagcgttcattagcagagggattgaatttaagagccgtgaggtgatgatgcagctgtacaaaaccttggtcaggccacatttggagtactgtgtgcagttctggtcacctcattttaggaaggatgtggaagctttggaaaaggtgcaaaggagatttaccaggatgttgcctggaatggagagtaggtcatacgaggaaaggttgagggtgctaggccttttctcattagaacggagaagga includes:
- the LOC119972891 gene encoding dynein regulatory complex protein 11-like, whose protein sequence is MWVRTQYNLNDILELESAGTTVDITKDAAAFFRYLNNLYIKYIRIFRKLEIIQDQITHPQKWKVVDMLLEGVMGRILEVRKEMVDKGLSEFHFMDDVIQDLKLTPNNVEIPIPKYFSRNAEKLREKRRIFFTKLLEPESKTPVSFTLSPDFPNS